One part of the Mariniflexile litorale genome encodes these proteins:
- a CDS encoding FtsW/RodA/SpoVE family cell cycle protein → MQTVFNNIKGDRLIWAIVALLAIVSFLPVYSAASNLAYKSVGGNTFTFFIKHLVHLALGFGIMYGVHKIPYRYFKGLSLIMIPIVLVLLGITMLQGTTIEGASASRWIQIPIVGVSFQTSTLASVVLMIYVARYMSKIKDKGITFKSSILPLWAPVFLVLALILPSNFSTAAIMFLMVLILVFLGGYPMRYIAVILGLGLIGLVFFVMAAKLTTGPLSVKVETWENRIKNYSNNEDTEADYQIEKAKIAIASGDIFGVGPGKSIQKNFLPQSSSDFIFAIIIEEYGIVGGFFIMILYMWLLFRIVIVAQKSDTIFGKLLVLGVGLPIVFQALINMAVAVELFPVTGQTLPLISSGGTSIWMTCLALGIILSVSAKREEIKEQENIEDNPLEILSEAL, encoded by the coding sequence ATGCAAACAGTATTTAATAACATAAAGGGAGATCGGTTAATTTGGGCAATAGTTGCGTTATTAGCAATTGTGTCGTTCTTACCTGTTTATAGCGCTGCTAGTAATTTAGCTTATAAAAGTGTTGGCGGAAATACGTTTACGTTTTTTATTAAGCATTTAGTGCATTTAGCATTAGGGTTTGGTATTATGTATGGCGTTCATAAAATTCCATACAGATATTTTAAAGGCTTGTCGTTAATCATGATTCCTATTGTGTTGGTGTTGTTGGGTATTACTATGTTGCAAGGAACTACCATAGAAGGAGCTAGTGCCAGTAGATGGATTCAAATCCCTATTGTGGGGGTGTCGTTTCAAACATCCACTTTGGCATCAGTCGTACTCATGATTTATGTGGCAAGATACATGTCTAAAATAAAAGATAAAGGTATCACTTTTAAAAGCTCAATTTTACCACTTTGGGCACCTGTATTTTTAGTTTTGGCATTAATACTTCCATCAAACTTTTCAACAGCAGCCATTATGTTTTTAATGGTATTGATATTGGTTTTTTTAGGGGGCTATCCCATGCGTTATATCGCTGTTATTTTAGGTTTAGGTTTAATAGGCCTAGTGTTCTTTGTTATGGCGGCCAAATTAACTACGGGGCCATTAAGCGTTAAAGTTGAAACTTGGGAAAATAGAATTAAGAATTATTCTAATAATGAAGATACCGAAGCCGATTATCAAATTGAAAAGGCTAAAATAGCCATCGCTTCGGGCGATATTTTTGGTGTAGGCCCAGGTAAAAGTATTCAAAAAAATTTTTTACCGCAATCGTCATCCGATTTTATTTTTGCCATAATTATAGAAGAATATGGTATTGTAGGGGGCTTTTTTATCATGATATTATATATGTGGTTGCTATTTAGAATTGTTATTGTAGCACAAAAATCCGATACTATTTTTGGTAAACTATTGGTTCTAGGTGTGGGGTTGCCTATTGTATTTCAAGCATTAATAAATATGGCAGTTGCTGTAGAGTTGTTTCCTGTTACTGGGCAAACCTTGCCTTTAATTAGTAGCGGTGGAACCTCTATTTGGATGACTTGTTTAGCTCTTGGAATTATATTAAGTGTGAGTGCGAAACGAGAAGAAATTAAAGAACAAGAAAACATAGAAGATAATCCGTTAGAAATATTAAGCGAAGCTTTATAA
- the murG gene encoding undecaprenyldiphospho-muramoylpentapeptide beta-N-acetylglucosaminyltransferase has translation MSNYKIILSGGGTGGHIYPAIAIANELKLRFPNAEFLFVGAKDRMEMEKVPQAGYEIKGLWISGIQRQLTLKNLKFPFKLISSLWNAKKIVKSFKPDVAIGTGGFASGPLLQIAAANKIPYLIQEQNSYPGITNKMLAKKAQKICVAYDGLERFFPKDKIIKTGNPVRKGLLDIESKTAEAKSFFNLKQSKYTLLVLGGSLGSRRINQLIEKKLDFLDMQNVQVIWQCGKLYYNQYKIYNNTNNVQVYEFLNNMDFAYAAADMVISRAGASSVSELCIVGKPVIFVPSPNVAEDHQTKNAMAIVDKDAAMIIKEEDLDADFENKFSQLIASPEKQKNLGSNIKKLALVNATKQIADEVEKLLKIKK, from the coding sequence ATGAGTAACTATAAAATCATATTATCTGGAGGTGGAACGGGAGGTCATATCTATCCCGCTATTGCTATTGCAAACGAATTAAAGTTGCGTTTTCCGAATGCAGAATTTTTGTTTGTAGGAGCAAAAGATAGAATGGAAATGGAAAAAGTACCTCAGGCAGGATACGAAATCAAAGGACTTTGGATTTCAGGAATTCAACGTCAGCTCACATTGAAGAATTTAAAGTTTCCGTTTAAGTTGATTAGTAGTCTTTGGAATGCTAAAAAAATAGTTAAGTCCTTTAAACCAGATGTTGCCATAGGTACTGGTGGTTTTGCCAGCGGCCCTTTGTTGCAAATAGCCGCAGCTAATAAAATACCGTACTTAATACAAGAACAAAACTCATATCCAGGAATAACCAATAAAATGCTTGCTAAAAAAGCGCAAAAAATTTGTGTGGCTTATGATGGGTTAGAGCGTTTTTTTCCAAAGGATAAAATTATTAAAACAGGTAATCCAGTTCGTAAAGGCTTATTAGATATAGAATCAAAAACCGCTGAAGCTAAAAGTTTTTTCAACTTAAAACAGAGTAAATACACGCTTTTGGTGTTGGGTGGTAGTTTAGGCTCTAGACGCATTAACCAGTTAATTGAAAAAAAATTAGATTTTTTAGATATGCAGAACGTTCAGGTTATTTGGCAATGTGGGAAGTTGTATTATAATCAGTATAAAATTTATAATAATACCAATAACGTACAGGTTTACGAGTTTTTAAATAATATGGATTTTGCTTATGCTGCTGCTGATATGGTGATTTCAAGAGCAGGGGCGAGTTCTGTGTCAGAGCTTTGTATAGTGGGCAAGCCAGTTATTTTTGTGCCTTCTCCAAATGTAGCCGAAGATCATCAAACAAAAAATGCTATGGCCATTGTAGATAAAGATGCGGCTATGATAATTAAAGAAGAAGATTTAGATGCAGATTTTGAAAATAAATTTTCTCAGCTTATCGCATCACCCGAGAAACAAAAGAATTTAGGAAGTAATATAAAAAAGTTAGCGTTAGTAAATGCTACAAAACAAATTGCCGATGAAGTTGAAAAACTTCTAAAAATAAAAAAATGA
- the murC gene encoding UDP-N-acetylmuramate--L-alanine ligase: protein MNLSTIHNVYFIGIGGIGMSALARYFVANGKTVAGYDKTPSELTESLVALGVEVHFEDAVENIPQSYLNIKNTLVVYTPAIPQGHLEFKYFKTNNFQILKRSQILGLITENTFCLAVAGTHGKTTTSSILGHLLNECDVPLTAFLGGICENYNSNLILKGTEVSVVEADEFDRSFLTLSPNLACITSMDADHLDIYGDASELIKSFEDFSKRIKPNGKLFVRNGLPIDGITYGIEDDSDYSVQNIKIENGTYVFDVKTPKTVLENLQFNLPGRHNLSNALIALAMAVEYGCPHWQLAKALASFKGVKRRFTYQIKTDNLVYIDDYAHHPEEINAVHQAVREMYPSKKVLAIFQPHLFSRTRDFIDDFAKSLSQFDEVLLLDIYPARELPIEGVTSAWLLSKMTNKNKQLTSKAELLQKIDESDAQIVLTIGAGDIGEEVKHIKNKFSLEN from the coding sequence ATGAATTTAAGCACTATACATAACGTTTATTTTATTGGTATTGGTGGTATCGGTATGAGTGCTTTGGCACGTTATTTTGTTGCGAATGGAAAAACAGTCGCGGGTTATGATAAAACACCTTCTGAGCTTACTGAAAGCTTAGTGGCTTTAGGTGTGGAGGTTCATTTTGAAGATGCGGTTGAAAATATTCCTCAAAGTTATTTAAATATAAAAAACACGTTGGTTGTTTATACACCAGCGATACCACAAGGACATTTAGAATTTAAATATTTTAAAACCAATAATTTCCAAATTCTTAAAAGGTCTCAAATTCTAGGTCTTATAACTGAAAACACATTTTGTTTAGCGGTTGCAGGTACGCATGGAAAAACGACGACGTCTAGTATTTTAGGACATTTGCTAAATGAATGCGATGTGCCATTAACAGCTTTTTTAGGTGGTATATGCGAAAATTATAACTCTAATTTAATTCTGAAAGGGACTGAGGTTTCAGTGGTTGAAGCCGATGAATTTGATCGTTCATTTTTAACATTATCACCAAATCTAGCCTGTATCACTTCAATGGATGCTGATCATTTGGATATTTATGGTGATGCTTCAGAATTAATAAAATCATTCGAAGATTTTTCAAAACGAATTAAGCCTAATGGGAAATTATTTGTTAGAAATGGTTTGCCTATAGATGGTATTACTTATGGTATAGAAGATGATTCCGATTATTCGGTACAAAATATAAAAATAGAAAATGGTACCTACGTTTTTGATGTGAAAACACCAAAAACGGTGTTAGAAAATTTACAATTTAACCTACCTGGGAGACATAATTTGTCTAATGCACTAATAGCCTTGGCGATGGCTGTAGAATATGGTTGCCCTCACTGGCAGCTCGCCAAAGCATTAGCGTCTTTTAAAGGTGTTAAGCGTAGGTTTACCTATCAAATTAAAACAGATAATCTTGTTTATATTGATGATTATGCGCATCATCCAGAAGAAATTAATGCGGTGCATCAAGCGGTTCGAGAAATGTATCCCAGCAAAAAAGTGTTGGCCATTTTTCAACCACATTTGTTTAGTAGAACTCGTGATTTTATTGATGATTTTGCAAAAAGTTTATCGCAGTTTGATGAAGTGCTCTTGCTAGATATCTATCCAGCTAGAGAATTACCAATTGAAGGTGTTACTTCAGCATGGTTATTAAGTAAAATGACTAATAAAAACAAACAACTTACTAGTAAAGCAGAATTGTTGCAAAAAATAGATGAAAGTGATGCGCAAATTGTGCTCACTATTGGTGCTGGTGATATAGGAGAAGAAGTGAAACACATCAAAAACAAATTTAGCCTTGAAAATTAA
- the ftsA gene encoding cell division protein FtsA, which translates to MEHNLAVGLDIGTTKIVAMIGRKNEYGKVEILGIGKSKSLGVHRGVVNNITQTIQSIQQAVQEAEVASDIKIEGVTVGIAGQHIRSLQHSDYITRANSETVIDEEDIDRLINQVHKLVMLPGEEIIHVLPQEYKVDGQAEIKEPIGMYGGRLEANFHVVVGQVSSIRNVGRCIQSSGLNLEGITLEPLASANAVLSQEEKEAGVALIDIGGGTTDLAIFRDGIIRHTAVIPFGGNVITEDIKEGCSIIEKQAELLKIKFGSAWPGENKDNEIVSIPGLRGREPKEITLKNLSKIIHARIVEIVEQVYVEIKNYGHEEQKKKLIAGIVLTGGGAQLKHLKQLVEYITGMDTRIGYPNEHLAGDSDEDVTSPLYATAVGLVLDGLKRNERKKIEQQEKKQEAKEEEKPLEEIKEKPIKERRSFLDKLTERVKDFLDNAE; encoded by the coding sequence ATGGAGCATAATTTAGCAGTAGGATTAGACATCGGAACCACAAAAATAGTGGCTATGATTGGTCGTAAAAATGAGTATGGAAAAGTTGAAATTTTAGGCATAGGTAAATCTAAAAGTTTGGGTGTACATCGCGGTGTGGTAAATAATATTACACAAACCATTCAATCCATACAGCAAGCGGTTCAAGAGGCGGAGGTAGCTTCCGATATTAAAATAGAAGGTGTTACAGTAGGTATAGCAGGGCAGCACATACGTAGTTTACAACACAGCGATTATATAACCAGGGCAAATTCTGAAACGGTAATAGATGAAGAAGATATTGACAGGTTAATAAATCAAGTACATAAACTAGTGATGCTCCCAGGTGAAGAAATTATTCACGTATTACCTCAAGAGTACAAAGTAGATGGGCAAGCCGAAATTAAAGAGCCTATTGGGATGTATGGAGGCCGACTTGAAGCTAACTTTCATGTAGTAGTAGGGCAAGTGTCGTCTATACGAAATGTGGGTCGATGCATTCAAAGTTCAGGTTTGAACTTAGAAGGAATTACGTTAGAACCTTTAGCGTCAGCCAATGCGGTTTTAAGTCAAGAAGAAAAAGAAGCAGGTGTAGCACTTATAGATATAGGTGGTGGTACAACCGATTTAGCCATTTTTAGAGATGGCATTATTCGTCATACAGCGGTCATCCCTTTTGGTGGAAATGTGATTACTGAGGACATAAAAGAAGGTTGTTCCATAATAGAAAAACAAGCCGAATTATTAAAGATAAAATTCGGTTCAGCATGGCCTGGAGAAAATAAAGACAATGAGATTGTATCCATTCCAGGTTTACGTGGCAGAGAACCAAAAGAGATAACCCTTAAAAATCTCTCGAAAATAATTCATGCGCGTATTGTTGAGATTGTAGAGCAAGTGTATGTGGAAATTAAAAACTACGGACACGAAGAGCAAAAGAAAAAATTAATTGCAGGTATTGTTTTAACCGGTGGAGGAGCGCAATTAAAACATTTAAAACAGTTGGTAGAGTATATCACTGGTATGGATACCAGAATAGGCTACCCCAACGAACATTTAGCGGGTGATAGTGATGAAGATGTTACAAGTCCGTTATATGCAACAGCCGTAGGTTTGGTTTTAGATGGTTTAAAACGCAATGAGCGCAAAAAAATCGAACAGCAAGAGAAAAAGCAAGAAGCAAAAGAAGAAGAAAAACCCCTCGAAGAAATTAAAGAAAAACCAATAAAAGAACGTCGTTCTTTTTTAGACAAATTAACAGAGCGTGTTAAAGATTTTTTAGACAACGCAGAGTAG
- the ftsZ gene encoding cell division protein FtsZ, giving the protein MSSKNEFASIAFDLPKNQSNVIKVIGVGGGGSNAINHMFQQGIKGVDFYICNTDAQALQNSGVPNKIQLGLNLTEGLGAGANPQVGEQSAVESFDDISNMLDTNTKMVFITAGMGGGTGTGAAPIIAKMAKDLDILTVGIVTMPFQFEGKMRIEQAQIGIENLRNVVDSLIVINNNKLREVYGNLGFKAGFSKADEVLSTAARGIAEVITHHYTQNIDLRDAKTVLSNSGTAIMGSALSSGKSRAQDAIRKALDSPLLNDNKITGAKNVLLLIVSGTNEITIDEIGEINDHIQSEAGHGANIIMGVGEDESLEESIAVTIIATGFNIEQQDEISNTETKKVIHSLGSEDLDIKSKKKEPAIIAPIIELKEKKEPPVVKHTLDFDIEEDESFEFKKAIETEERISKPSVNSNIDLIPTSELIKNIQVVYEEVSANFEEEEDFIIKPVTKMSKADKDIADIEVVSDYIEEEKQITLTFDLPISSNDKVKNQEDEVSSLKVDEDVKKISVNDYVELIPVNETNEKGDMRYALEDYIEVESSINKKQVDTKKIVEELDQEIVFEKKVIKTPVQKENLDEELDPMNSPISEILKERAEERRRKMKDFNYKFNNAKIDDIERVPAYKRQGVNLNEAKHSSETDLSRSSVGLDDNDDIQIRSNNSFLHDNVD; this is encoded by the coding sequence ATGAGCAGCAAAAACGAATTCGCAAGTATCGCATTTGATTTACCTAAAAACCAATCAAATGTCATTAAAGTTATTGGTGTTGGAGGTGGAGGTAGTAATGCCATTAACCACATGTTCCAACAAGGCATTAAAGGAGTTGATTTTTATATCTGTAATACAGATGCACAAGCACTTCAAAATAGTGGCGTACCAAACAAAATTCAGTTAGGACTAAACTTAACAGAAGGTTTAGGTGCAGGCGCTAACCCTCAAGTAGGTGAACAATCGGCAGTAGAAAGTTTTGATGATATTTCAAATATGTTAGATACCAATACCAAGATGGTTTTCATTACCGCTGGTATGGGTGGAGGTACAGGTACTGGTGCAGCACCTATAATTGCTAAAATGGCTAAAGATTTAGACATATTAACAGTAGGTATCGTTACCATGCCATTTCAATTTGAAGGTAAAATGCGTATTGAACAAGCGCAAATTGGTATCGAGAATTTAAGAAACGTCGTCGATTCATTAATCGTAATAAATAACAATAAACTTCGTGAAGTATATGGTAATCTTGGTTTTAAAGCAGGATTTTCTAAAGCCGATGAGGTGTTATCTACAGCTGCTCGTGGTATAGCCGAAGTTATTACGCATCACTACACACAAAACATCGATTTACGTGACGCTAAAACGGTATTAAGTAATAGTGGGACGGCTATCATGGGGTCTGCTTTATCATCAGGAAAAAGTCGTGCGCAAGATGCTATTCGTAAAGCCTTAGATTCACCATTATTAAACGATAATAAAATTACTGGAGCTAAAAATGTATTGCTGCTAATAGTTTCAGGAACCAACGAAATTACCATTGATGAAATAGGAGAAATAAATGATCATATTCAAAGTGAAGCAGGTCATGGAGCCAATATTATTATGGGTGTAGGTGAAGATGAAAGTTTAGAAGAATCTATTGCTGTAACTATTATAGCTACTGGCTTCAATATAGAACAACAAGACGAAATTTCTAATACTGAAACAAAAAAGGTAATACATTCATTGGGCAGTGAAGATTTAGATATAAAATCTAAGAAAAAAGAACCAGCAATTATTGCTCCCATTATTGAGTTAAAAGAAAAGAAAGAACCACCTGTTGTAAAACATACTTTAGATTTTGATATTGAAGAGGATGAATCCTTTGAGTTTAAAAAAGCGATTGAAACCGAAGAAAGAATTAGTAAACCATCGGTTAACAGTAATATCGATTTAATACCAACATCAGAACTTATAAAAAACATTCAAGTTGTTTATGAAGAGGTAAGTGCTAACTTTGAAGAAGAGGAGGATTTTATTATTAAGCCAGTTACTAAAATGTCTAAAGCTGATAAAGACATTGCCGATATAGAAGTGGTTTCAGATTATATTGAAGAAGAAAAGCAAATAACATTGACGTTTGATTTACCAATATCTTCTAATGATAAAGTTAAAAATCAAGAAGATGAGGTGTCATCACTTAAAGTTGATGAGGATGTTAAGAAAATTTCAGTCAATGATTATGTGGAGTTAATTCCTGTTAACGAAACGAATGAAAAGGGTGATATGCGCTATGCTTTAGAAGATTATATTGAAGTAGAATCTTCAATAAATAAAAAGCAAGTAGATACTAAAAAGATAGTAGAAGAATTAGATCAAGAAATAGTTTTTGAAAAGAAAGTGATTAAGACACCTGTTCAAAAAGAAAATCTAGATGAAGAATTAGATCCTATGAACAGTCCTATTTCAGAAATACTTAAAGAACGCGCCGAAGAACGTAGACGTAAAATGAAAGACTTTAATTATAAATTCAATAATGCTAAGATTGACGACATAGAAAGAGTGCCGGCTTATAAACGTCAAGGTGTTAATTTAAACGAAGCTAAACATTCTTCCGAAACAGATTTATCGAGATCTAGTGTTGGACTTGATGATAATGATGATATTCAAATAAGAAGCAATAATTCATTTTTACATGATAATGTAGATTAA
- a CDS encoding GatB/YqeY domain-containing protein: MSLQQDIMTALKEAMKAKDQTALTALRAVKSAILLAQTESGAKVELTEDQELKILQKQVKQRKDSAAIYIEQGREDLATPELAEAEVINQFLPEAMSEEAIAQVVVDTIKKLGAEGMKDMGKVMGVVSQELAGKADGKTISNIVKAKLS, translated from the coding sequence ATGAGTTTACAACAGGATATCATGACAGCTTTAAAGGAGGCCATGAAAGCTAAAGATCAAACAGCGTTAACGGCTTTACGAGCAGTGAAATCAGCTATTTTATTAGCGCAAACAGAAAGTGGAGCAAAAGTAGAGTTAACTGAAGATCAAGAGCTTAAAATACTTCAAAAGCAAGTAAAGCAACGTAAAGATAGTGCCGCTATTTATATAGAACAAGGTCGTGAAGATTTGGCAACACCAGAATTGGCAGAAGCAGAAGTGATTAATCAATTCTTACCAGAAGCCATGAGTGAAGAAGCCATTGCTCAAGTTGTTGTAGATACTATTAAAAAGTTAGGCGCAGAAGGCATGAAAGATATGGGAAAAGTCATGGGAGTTGTTAGTCAAGAGCTTGCAGGAAAAGCCGATGGCAAAACCATTTCTAACATTGTAAAAGCTAAATTATCTTAA
- a CDS encoding PepSY domain-containing protein: MLSKIWRYSHFYLTVSSFLFLLLAAVTGAFLAFKPIQEKLQPYHIKNTEEASVAQLIDTLSNKYGEVLDIEVDKNYFVKTSVFSMDADIDGQFYINPFDGNKIASIPPKNDFFEFLTNFHRSLFLKTPGRVFIGIICFLLFLIAITGFLLAIKRQGGFLKFCSKIINDKSIQYNHVALGRLMLIPIIVLALSGTYLSMDRFSLLPKSEAIVTQQKSKLKNVISFSDFPVFKNTTLKDVQKLEFPFSTDEEDYFILNLHDKELKIHQKTGEVVQTTHYPFTQILAVLSFNLHTGTGSIIWSLVLFLSCIAILYFMYSGSVITFKRLSSKTKNKYNSNQCNFIILIGSENGSTKKLGKILYKSLLKAGEKVFLDDLNNYSKYPNIEQLIIITSTYGQGEPPSNAHLFLDKLKKTNINKPFDCHIIGLGSYSYLKFCEFAKEIHTQILLEENINVPSKEPLLIHNQNYEAFRNWSLVWASSSKLNLEIPKELSLKKQKETIFKIVDKQNTTDDFDETFTLTLTAKKRKKFVPGDLLAITPPNEASERLYSIGKNTNGDLLMSIKRHSHGVCSNYLNDLKPSQELKVTIKKNKEFHLPKKGKQVILIANGTGIAPFLGMIHQKTKASIYLYWGTRTKTSEELYKPQILEAIEKKTLQQYDIAFSKEESPYKYVQDLINRDEKNIAKILASGGTIMICGSITMRDDIFILLEKICNKNKLHPFEAYNNKGQILTDCY, translated from the coding sequence ATGCTTAGCAAAATATGGAGGTACAGTCATTTTTATTTGACTGTATCTTCTTTCTTATTTCTACTTTTAGCCGCTGTTACAGGGGCTTTTCTGGCCTTTAAACCCATTCAGGAAAAATTACAACCTTATCATATTAAAAATACTGAAGAGGCTTCTGTAGCTCAGCTAATAGATACCCTAAGTAATAAATACGGTGAAGTTTTAGATATTGAAGTAGATAAAAATTATTTTGTAAAAACAAGTGTTTTTAGTATGGATGCAGATATTGATGGACAATTTTACATCAATCCTTTTGATGGAAATAAAATTGCAAGCATTCCTCCTAAAAATGATTTTTTTGAATTTTTAACCAATTTCCATCGTTCCTTATTTTTAAAAACGCCTGGTAGGGTTTTTATTGGCATTATCTGTTTTTTATTGTTTTTAATAGCTATTACAGGTTTTTTGTTGGCCATTAAAAGACAAGGAGGGTTTTTAAAGTTTTGCTCAAAAATTATTAATGATAAATCTATACAGTACAACCATGTAGCTTTAGGCAGGTTAATGCTCATTCCAATTATAGTTTTGGCTTTATCGGGAACGTATTTGTCTATGGACCGATTTTCACTATTGCCAAAAAGCGAAGCTATTGTTACTCAGCAAAAATCAAAATTAAAAAATGTAATTTCTTTTTCTGATTTTCCTGTCTTTAAAAACACAACATTAAAAGATGTTCAAAAATTAGAATTTCCTTTTTCTACGGATGAAGAAGATTATTTCATTCTAAATTTACACGATAAAGAACTTAAAATACATCAAAAAACCGGAGAAGTAGTACAAACTACACATTATCCTTTTACACAAATTTTGGCTGTATTAAGTTTTAATTTACACACAGGTACAGGAAGCATTATTTGGTCTTTGGTATTATTTTTAAGTTGCATTGCCATTTTATACTTTATGTATTCTGGAAGTGTTATTACTTTTAAAAGGTTAAGTTCTAAAACAAAAAACAAATACAATTCTAACCAATGTAACTTTATTATCCTAATAGGCTCTGAAAATGGAAGCACTAAAAAATTAGGGAAAATATTATATAAATCGCTATTAAAAGCAGGCGAAAAAGTGTTTTTAGATGATTTAAATAATTACAGCAAGTATCCTAATATTGAGCAGTTAATTATAATTACCTCAACTTATGGACAAGGAGAACCACCAAGCAATGCTCATTTATTTTTAGACAAATTAAAAAAAACCAATATAAACAAACCTTTTGATTGCCATATAATAGGATTGGGCTCTTATTCATATCTAAAGTTCTGCGAATTTGCAAAAGAAATTCATACTCAAATTTTATTAGAAGAAAATATCAATGTACCATCAAAAGAACCTTTATTAATTCACAATCAGAATTATGAAGCGTTCAGAAATTGGTCTTTAGTGTGGGCGTCATCCTCAAAATTAAATCTAGAAATCCCAAAGGAATTATCTCTAAAAAAACAAAAAGAAACTATTTTTAAGATTGTGGACAAACAAAATACTACCGATGATTTTGATGAAACGTTTACACTAACACTAACAGCCAAAAAAAGGAAAAAATTTGTGCCTGGAGACTTATTAGCGATTACTCCACCTAACGAAGCCTCTGAACGCTTATATTCTATTGGAAAAAACACTAATGGAGATTTGTTAATGAGCATAAAAAGACATTCTCATGGTGTTTGCTCCAATTATTTAAACGACTTAAAGCCTAGTCAAGAATTAAAGGTAACAATTAAAAAAAACAAAGAATTTCATTTACCTAAAAAAGGAAAACAAGTTATTTTAATAGCCAATGGAACTGGAATTGCACCATTTTTAGGCATGATTCATCAAAAAACAAAGGCTTCTATATATTTATATTGGGGAACGAGAACTAAAACTTCCGAAGAATTATACAAACCACAAATTTTAGAAGCGATAGAAAAAAAGACGTTGCAACAGTACGATATTGCTTTCTCAAAAGAAGAAAGCCCCTATAAGTATGTTCAGGATTTAATTAACAGAGACGAAAAAAACATAGCAAAAATACTTGCGAGTGGAGGAACTATTATGATTTGTGGATCTATCACTATGCGTGATGACATTTTTATTCTCTTGGAAAAAATTTGTAATAAAAACAAACTACATCCTTTTGAAGCGTATAATAATAAAGGACAAATCTTAACAGATTGTTATTAA
- a CDS encoding DUF2271 domain-containing protein, with amino-acid sequence MKFSKYILCVVCLSFMAFTTIKNSEPTQKYKCMVQLKNYQGEGAYVIVSVVDKNNKYIKTLQILGDDEKWYPDLPKWWSFFETAKETDVDAITGATIAGGERSIFTFQLSEKYLKAGNKLRFETAVEHQDYYEKDLEISLENKNLKNKFIGTGYIRYVSIITN; translated from the coding sequence ATGAAATTTTCTAAATACATTCTTTGCGTGGTATGTTTATCATTCATGGCTTTTACCACTATAAAAAACAGCGAACCAACACAAAAATACAAGTGTATGGTTCAATTAAAAAACTATCAAGGTGAAGGCGCTTACGTTATTGTGTCTGTGGTTGACAAGAACAATAAGTATATAAAAACTTTACAAATTTTAGGAGATGATGAAAAATGGTATCCTGATTTACCAAAATGGTGGTCGTTTTTTGAAACTGCCAAAGAAACTGATGTTGATGCCATTACAGGAGCAACCATTGCAGGTGGAGAACGCTCTATTTTTACTTTTCAATTAAGTGAAAAGTATCTAAAAGCAGGTAATAAATTACGATTTGAAACGGCTGTTGAACACCAAGACTATTATGAAAAAGATTTAGAAATTTCATTAGAAAATAAAAATCTTAAAAATAAATTTATAGGAACTGGGTACATACGTTACGTAAGTATTATAACAAATTAA